Proteins encoded within one genomic window of Mauremys mutica isolate MM-2020 ecotype Southern chromosome 11, ASM2049712v1, whole genome shotgun sequence:
- the PGPEP1L gene encoding pyroglutamyl-peptidase 1-like protein: MDSNSNTVVVTGFGPFRQHLVNSSWEAVKEMSKLGLGENIDLHIMQLPVAYQKAKDLICKIWGTLQPLLTVHIGLASSSKAIIILEQCGKNKGYKEMDVCGFCPEDGCCLLDGPEKIESTINMKTLWKNISVEGIDVVYSRDAGRYICDYAYYTSLYYGNGKAAFIHVPPLSKLVTADFLGKALQIIILEMLKQCGEK, from the exons GCTTTGGTCCGTTTCGACAACACCTCGTTAACTCTAGCTGGGAAGCAGTGAAG GAGATGTCCAAGTTAGGCCTTGGTGAAAACATAGATCTACACATCATGCAACTGCCAGTGGCTTACCAAAAAGCAAAGGATCTCATCTGTAAGATATGGGGGACTCTTCAACCACTA CTCACTGTTCACATTGGACTCGCTTCATCCTCCAAAGCGATCATCATCCTTGAACAGTGTGGGAAGAACAAAGGCTACAAAGAGATGGATGTTTGTGGTTTTTGCCCAGAAGATGGCTGTTGTCTGTTAGACGGCCCAGAAAAGATTGAGTCTACAATTAATATGAAAACTCTCTGGAAAAACATTTCGGTGGAAGGAATTGATGTCGTCTATTCCAGAGATGCAGGAAG GTACATCTGTGATTATGCCTATTATACCTCTCTGTATTATGGTAATGGAAAAGCAGCTTTTATACATGTGCCGCCATTATCCAAATTGGTAACAGCAGACTTTCTAGGAAAAGCACTACAAATAATTATCTTAGAGATGTTAAAGCAGTGTGGGGAAAAATGA